A single genomic interval of Lathyrus oleraceus cultivar Zhongwan6 chromosome 7, CAAS_Psat_ZW6_1.0, whole genome shotgun sequence harbors:
- the LOC127105691 gene encoding glucan endo-1,3-beta-glucosidase 13, whose amino-acid sequence MATGFSFIFASSFFFLLLDCCSGSFIGICYGRSADDLPTPDKVAQLVQLHKIKYVRIYDSNIQVLRAFANTGVELMIGVPNSDLLSFSQFQSNADAWLKNSVLPYYPATKITYITVGAEITESSYNTSSLVVPAMNNVLTALKKLGLHKKIKVSSTHSLGVLSRSFPPSAGAFNSSHAHFLKPMLEFLAENQSPFMIDIYPYYAYRDSPNKVPLDYALFQASSEVIDPNTGLLYTNMFDAQIDAIYYALMALNFRTINVMVTETGWPSKGSPKEKAATPDNAQTYNTNLIRHVINNTGTPAKPGKELDIYIFSLFNENRKPGLESERNWGLFYPDQTSVYNLDFTGRGAIDMTTAANVTRSNRTSWCIASSKASEIDLQNALDWACGPGDVDCTAVQPSQPCFEPDNLVSHASFVFNSYYQQNGASDVACSFGGTGVKVDKDPSYDNCIYMRDGNNKTSGSNARAMSSTSSSQQKGRYSSISMYLLVICLFVLLNIEQS is encoded by the exons ATGGCTACTGGGTTCAGCTTCATCTTTGCATCATCATTTTTCTTCCTTCTTCTAG ATTGTTGTTCTGGGAGTTTCATTGGGATATGCTACGGGCGAAGTGCCGATGACCTCCCTACACCCGACAAGGTGGCACAGTTAGTTCAGCTTCATAAAATCAAATATGTTCGGATTTATGATTCTAATATACAGGTCCTAAGGGCCTTTGCCAACACTGGAGTTGAACTTATGATTGGTGTTCCGAATTCAGATTTGCTCTCGTTCTCTCAATTCCAATCTAACGCAGACGCTTGGTTGAAAAACAGCGTCCTTCCTTATTATCCGGCCACGAAAATCACGTACATAACTGTTGGTGCTGAAATCACAGAAAGTAGCTATAATACATCTTCACTGGTAGTACCTGCGATGAACAATGTACTTACAGCACTCAAGAAACTTGGGCTGCACAAAAAGATAAAAGTTTCTAGTACTCATTCTCTTGGTGTTCTGTCGCGATCGTTCCCTCCTTCAGCCGGGGCTTTCAATAGTAGCCATGCTCATTTCCTGAAACCGATGCTAGAATTTCTTGCGGAAAATCAATCGCCTTTTATGATTGATATATATCCTTATTATGCTTACCGTGACTCCCCGAATAAAGTGCCTTTAGATTATGCTCTTTTTCAGGCATCCTCTGAAGTTATTGATCCAAACACTGGTTTGCTTTACACAAACATGTTTGACGCGCAGATTGATGCTATTTACTATGCACTCATGGCCCTAAATTTCCGAACAATTAATGTAATGGTCACCGAAACAGGCTGGCCTTCAAAAGGTTCGCCTAAGGAGAAGGCCGCAACTCCAGATAATGCACAAACATATAACACTAATCTCATAAGGCATGTTATAAATAATACCGGTACTCCAGCGAAGCCTGGGAAGGAGCTAGATATTTATATTTTCTCATTGTTTAACGAAAATAGAAAGCCCGGTTTAGAATCTGAGAGGAACTGGGGATTGTTTTATCCGGATCAGACAAGTGTGTATAATCTAGACTTCACCGGACGAGGCGCGATTGACATGACTACGGCTGCAAATGTAACACGATCAAATCGAACGTCATGGTGCATTGCTTCAAGCAAAGCCTCCGAAATCGATTTGCAGAATGCTTTGGATTGGGCATGTGGTCCTGGCGATGTGGACTGTACTGCGGTCCAGCCTAGCCAGCCTTGTTTCGAGCCGGATAATTTAGTCTCACATGCATCTTTTGTTTTTAATAGCTATTACCAGCAAAATGGAGCCTCTGATGTTGCTTGTAGTTTTGGTGGTACAGGTGTAAAAGTTGACAAGGATCCAA GTTATGATAACTGCATCTACATGAGAGATGG AAATAATAAAACATCGGGAAGTAATGCAAGGGCGATGTCGTCAACTTCATCCTCCCAACAGAAAGGAAGATATTCTTCAATTTCTATGTATCTTCTTGTAATTTGTCTCTTCGTTCTATTGAATATCGAACAATCCTGA